aagctgattgacatgagtgatgctcatgaatgtttatgttgattgacatgagtgatgctcatggatgttgtcatgagtgatgctcatgaatgttaacatgagtgatgctcatgaatgttgacatgaatgatggtcatgaatgtttatgtataattgtcatgagtaatgctcatgaatgtttatgtatgaatgacataagtaatgcttatgtataatttggagtactgggcgtacttttaatcacttggttggtggcatgaaggagagtacgagttgtacatttcatcacctggttggtggcatgactggctagttgccaaatgatattagagtacgggttgtacatttcatcacctggtagtggcatgaatggctagttgccaaatgatattggagtacaggttgtacatttcatcacttggttggtggtaataacggtaggttgccgaataattttggagtactgggcgtacttttggtcacctggttggtgataatagaggaaggttgccgaataattttggagtattggcgtacttttggtcacctggttagtgctattttgggcttatgggccttcgccctccacaacatgccagcctatttattttgggctttgtcgttttttttttgggtattattaccctttgatggggtttatacagatgtctccgagagataagaaaaataaattacatcatacatctgtcaaaaaagtaaatcacatcattctggtggggtgtttattcctcacttttgctttctcttttgctttctcttttctttatgTTTTCTGCTTTGGATATGTCGCTTGATGACATGATTAAGGGCAACAGGGGTAATCGTGACAGAAATAGAAACCATTGTGGTAGGGGCTCTCGTGGCCTCGGTGGAGCACGTGGCTCCTTTAATGCTGAAGGGATGGCCTGGTTGCTTTCGGCCTGGttgcttttcttttgcttttccccatctttgtttttctttctgattTGCTTTTCTGCTTTGACGTGGCCGCTCTTTATCCTTCTCCCGGTCCTTGTCACCCTCGTGGTCACTCTTGTCTCTATCACGTTCTGAATGGCACTCCCTCACCCACCCAAATATCGGGAAGAGAGCTTGAAGACCGAGAACCAACATCTTCCTCCTTGTTTGGTCTTTGAAAGCACGCAAGGGGTAAGATTTAAAAACCAAAATGTCGAGGCACCTTCTCAGCAACAGGCTTTGCTGCAGGTTCCAGAGGAGCGGGTTCATCGGAGTCTCCCTGTATAACTTGTTCGACGATCTCTTTTTCGATGTCCTTGTATGGGAATTCTGACTCGAGGTGATTGTCTTTGATGCAATGAATCTCTGCGCTCAGATCACCTATTTGGTTGTCTTCCACCTCATTTAGCCATTTTGTGCAGTAAGACTGCCTTGCACCTTCCACATATTCTTTTAAGAGTGGTACCGAAGGGAACCTGGCAGATAAGTTGAAGCCGCAAATCAATCTAACAGCTTCAATCAGTTGCTTCCTTTCAATAAGATATTGAACAAAATCAGGGATCATATctgcaaaaccaatttataaagtgcaaaaatcccaaaatctcTTAAAAACCAACTCATCTGTAGAGCCCTGCAAAACCAACTCATCTGTAGAGCCCTGCAAATTCCTTGTATCTGTGGTTGCACTCGGTTGAAGATCCAAAGGAGATGAAGCTGCGACGTTTATAAGTTATGGCACTCTTCCTCGCGATTTTGAGGCCCTCGACCTCCTCCGCCAGTGTGGGCCTGCTCTTGGCCGAGGATTGCCTGCACTTCGCAGCCAACACCGCCATGCGGCGGATCACGGCAGGGTCCGATTTTGGGGTCCAAGACTTCGGCGAAGTCGTTGCGCTTCATGATCAGCATGGCCTAGTCCACCAATGATGGCGGACTGTAGTTTGCGTCAATGGTGTTTCTCCCACTCAGAATCTCTAACAGGAGTGTTGGATCTTGATGGGCTTTTCAGCGGTGGCGGTGGTTTTGGACAATGAAGTTTGGGCGACGGAGATGGCTAAGTCAGCTCGGTAAGAAAGGTACCCCCCTAAGAGGAAAATTGAGATCTCAACTCTGCGTGTTCTCAGAACTCGGGGTCAAAGCCGCTATGGGAGGGACCAaaagatctttttcttttgaattgtaGAGAGAGGAAATTCAGATGGAtttatgtttttgttgttgttaggCATATGAAAATGGAGAACCGTGGGGTTTTTTTGGGAAAGCTTTGGATTTTTGCAAATTCAcagcggaggtgaaaaaatgaaaaagaaccgaTATAGcttttgtgtcgtttcccacagacggcaccaaatgttgatgcacaaaacagaaggtcttggaataacgtaaatccgaccgtgaatctgcaagaaatgtaaataacacaagatgtatcgtggttcaccccaaggtttggactacgtccacactgattatgtatttatttgagggagagagagctctgagagggagagctttgagagggggtgaaaGGGCCttggaattggcctcccctaattgtgagggtgagaggtccttttatagaataaggactcctcacttattacatatttgccccttcatttatcaCATAAtaacatttaagtcccctgagtatttatacgaggtctaaatacgaggccctaaatatggtataaacaagtcTCATTAAAACTAGTCTagtgtggacaacaagcaccgGATTGGACAAACACTTAATCTAGTCTAGTCCAATGATCCTTAAAAAGGTCAAACAGACACACCCGTGAGAATTGATCTCTAAACTTATCAAAAAGAACAATTTCGACGTATCTATATAAAGGTACCACATGTAACGCATGTTACTACCTTATCAAAGAGAACATCAACTTCCTATTCAACTATTTATCTTTGAATTCATATTCTACTCTACCAACATGTAAAATACTTCTGTGAATGGGAGCTGTTATTTGCTCTCCAGAAATGTAATCATGCATTCCTCCAAATTGTTCTCTTATATTTTTACATGGGAGTGCCATATGACTTTTTCAGAAATGCCGATAACAGTTCTATTCTCGTACTTtgcaaagcaaaaaacaaataacaatGACAATATTATGGGGATCATCAAAACAAACCATCAAATAATCAgccaaaacaaaatctaagaaTCGAGTTTAGGATATAATGTCTTTCGACATGAGATAAATTCTACACAAGGATTTGAAGAAGTTCTAAATACATGTTCCTTGGAAATAATTCCTACGATATAAGATTCACAGTAGCTCAAAACATCTAGAAAACGGGGTCGATCAACTATTAGAATTAGAAAACACAGCCTGACAAGCCTCAATTGAACAACTCACCTAGGATCTCAGTTAACAGATCAAAATCCTACCAAAAATGGTGCCTTCCGTATTTATGTTTCCTGTAGTATATCAGATTTTTTCAAAAGCCCGAATCAAATCACGTACCACTGCTGATGGGGGGCTTCATACGTCGAGGAGAAGCCTCTGAGGGTCCTCCACAACATCTTTAATACGACGCAAGAAGTAAACTGCCTCTCTTCCATCAATGAGCCTATGGTCATAGGTAAGAGCAACATACATCATCGGCCGCAGGACAATGTTGCCTCCGACAACCATTGGACGGTTAACTATTGAGTGCATACCCAAGATTGCCGACTGCCAAAAAAATCGCTTGTGTGAGATTACGTTTCCAACGTTGGTGTCTACCCAGAATAAGAAGTTCCAGTTGTTCAAACAAGATAATAAAAGTCCAAGTTCATCGTGTCAGAGAAGCACCAAACCTGAGGGGGATTGATGATGGGGGTACTTAGAAGGCTTCCATAAACTCCACCATTAGATAATGTAAATGTACCTCCAGCCATCTCGTCGATTGATATAGATCCATGGTTTGCTTTCTTTGCGAGGGTGTTGATCTCCTTCTCTATCTCAGCAAAATTCATTTTATCAGCATTGCGGATAACTGGCACAACAAGGCCCtgcaagaaaataaattgaaaaacttATAAAGAAGCAATTAAAATGCATTCTTATTTTACAGGTACGATCAGCTACTATGTTTCTACTCATTCCAGAACATAATAACCATGAAAAACATGTATATTTACACAAAGGTTACAACTTCTGAGGTATTAAAACAAAATAGTTTGTCAACAATCATATGTCACACTGCATACTAAATTATACGGTCAAACAGATGAAACGACAAGAATACCGTCACAAACCCTGAGCTTATGTGACAGTTTGTAGAAGGAATACCACattttcactcttaaaaatctaaaaaatagATTTCTGGATGGGATCTTACGGATTTAGAAGACTGTTAAACCGACCGAACTTGCAAATGGAAATGCCGAAATCAAAGAGGGGTAAAATTTTTAGTTTCACATAAAAGTTGCTATTTTGACATCTATGTTTGCAAATTGTCAAGATGGAAGGTATATAAATCAAAAGAATTATGGCCAAACCTTTGGAGTGCCAACGGCTATACTTATATCTATGTAATCTCTGTATATGATATCGTCCCCATCAACGACTGCATTAATAGTAGGCTGGTTTTGGAGACCACTGACGGCAGCCTGTTAATAGAAAACAAATACAGATAAGAGTACAGAATATAGATATGCACGCAACATATTATTCTGTCTTTCATATTAGCAATTCTACACGTATTATGTATGGCGTACTTTGATAAATCCAGACATAAGCCCCAACTTGACTCCGTGCTTCTCAACAAATGCATCCTTGTACTCAGAACGAAGCTTCATCAAATTGGTCCTACCACAAGCAGCAAACCAGTGAGGGAAGAAAAGAAGACGCATATATACAATCCCTGATAAAACTGGAAAGGCACAGATTGAGTTCCGCTAACCAGCCACACCAAAGAAAATACATGCAATAGCATCAAAAGAAAACTAGAGTCAATTTATTCAAGATGGAGCATGCCAAAAGTTGGTGAATTAATCCAAGAGCTGGAAGAAAAAAACATGATGAATGCTGAAGAATACTTTTTTTGAACTCACATATCAACTTCATTGAATGTCGTCAGCATTGCAAATGTGTTCTGTGAGTCCTTCAATCTTATACTAACCCGCCTCCGAAGCCTTGTCATTGGAATCTTCAATCATGCGGTTTTAAATGATTACAAGCAGAACATCAAAATAGCCTCATAAAATCTTGCAGAGgattttcattttatattttaaaatatgcTAAAAATGAACATAATATAAGAAACCATAGAAGACTTACTCGTCTTTCCCTTTCCTTAGAGTAAAGCTGAGGTTCTCTGGCAGAGGGTTTAGGAGGTGGTGAAGAGGGAGTTTTACGCTTTTCAGTAACAGGTGTAGTTTCAACTTTAGGTTTTTTCTTCTTGACAATCTTTTCAACAGGGGGAGATGGTTGAGCAAGAGCTTTCTCCGATGTCTTCAGTGACGGACTGACATGGGCTACACCTTCACCGGACTTTGAGATAACAGCAATCTTGGTGCCTGGTTCGACAGTATCCCCTTCATTGGCCACAAACTGCCAACAATTAAAGTAAACACACAGGATGAACTAAAACATCAGCAACCAATGCACTCATATGAAAGAGCACCAAAGTTAATGGGACTAAAATCTATACCTTTTGGATCACACCGGATTCAGGACTAGCAACATCAATCGTCACCTGATGAAAAATAATCACAGAATTAAAATCCTACTCATGGTTCCTGTCACTTAGGGGTTACCAATCCCTTTTACAACTGTGGAAAACTATATTAACATTCAAATAGGACTTTATTATAGAACCTTATCTGTTTCAACTTGAGCAATTGGTTCGTCAACTGCAACCCTATCACCAGGCTCTGCCTCCAAAAAGGGCATAATCAGTCATAGAATCAGACCCAAGAACATTCAGCGTTATGTATATTTGACAGAATATAGGAAGTGGCTGAGCATACTCTTCAAGAATTTCGCCAAAGTGCCATCAGTGATAGATTCACCCATAAAAGGGACGACGGCATCAACCATATCCCCTGCATCATATGGAAGCCAAAAGTTAAACCTCaacccagagagagagagagagagagagagagacgagatACCAAAGACATTAATTTCCTCACAGGAACTAAAATACTTTGAGAGTGTCATAAATTGTGCAAAGTTTGAAGAGTACCGTTTTTAAATAACTTACTCCAGGATGTTCGTTCGTTCGTTCCTACTTTCACATTATGAAACTTAAAAATGAAACCACTCCTAAGTTCTAGCGAATCGGTGAAAAACTAGTActacattttcttttcttgtttaatCCAACTACATTTAGTTATTTTCCTCCTACAGGTATTGTCCCTTATTGATCCAGTTTTGGAGAGCACTTATAGGGTTGAACTCGTAAGAGGACccagattctctctctctcccaagcTCGTCAAAGCTCTAATTGTTTGTGAATATCAGTCCGTCCATGCGCATGTTTGAGAGAGATTAAATATTTGAAGTGATTCTTTTTCCTGTTTCTAAGTGAACATATGAACAGGACAATATATTAACGACTGTTCTCCATACTAGATTGACCATTGACATTTCTCCTTATTTAAGTCACTGCATATTAGATGCATAAAATTAACAGAGAACAGAACATATACAATACAACTGTAGTGTTGCCAATTTAGATTCACAACGGTGTCTGTTATAATGAAACTAAATTGTTCACTGACTCCCCATTCAAATAAATCTGACGacaatatttatataaaaaaatattaaaaggaaaactaattggcaatgaCAAGTACTATAGTCCTACTACTTTAAACATAAAGCAAGCATGTATCCTTGAACAATAAACAGCATGCAGACAATTATAAATTCGAGTGTGTTAAATTGATGGAAGAAAAGTAGATAACCGACCAATCTCTGAAGAAAAGGTCCTGCTCCACATTTGCCTGATAGGCTCTGGCAGAATATAGCCACCAACATTCCTGAGAAACAAATGCACCATAAACTTCAAACGGTTATGTTGTCACTCAGTCAAGCAAAGCATCAGAAAACCAGGATTGAGAACAAATGCACCATAAACTTCAAACAGATGCAGCGTGAGAAAGAGAGGTTTTCACCCTAAGAGCCTTGCTTGCTTCATACATTATCAATCATTTACGCATACGGATACATAATTACATTGTCTACACAAGTAGTGTACACAATCCGACTGGAAAGCAGAACAAATCTCTTTTGTGAATGCAGAACACAATGTACAATAGGATAACATTACCGTCAATTCACAAGACACCGGCTGGTAATTATCGAGTTAAACAGAATAGACAGAAACAACATAATGCGGTCACTAACCTTGTTGTCCTGCTACAAGGCGAGGAACCTGTGACAAGGAAGCATGTATTACAGCAGGATCAATCACACCGACACATTGATTGAGATATAAAACAAAACCGTATGTAAAAGTAATCCATCTTTCAGAAAAACTTACCTGCAAAAATGAGGTGAGAAAGGTTTCGAATACGGTCTAATCCTCCTTTGGGTTGAAGTAAAATCTGTACCCGCGTGCATGGAAATCCAAAAATGCAATAAACATACcacataaaacacattaaaagtAAACCCACACTTCTGAATTCGACGTTGATAGAAGCTAGCAAaaccaaattcaatttatagTAAACATAAGCATGCACATCGTGTAACATCACAGAAGAACAcaatatatatttgaatttttttatagaaaaaaaagggggaaataCAAAGTAGTAGAGAAAGAACCTCCGATTTTGCAACTGGTCGGATTGACAGCAGTGAGTGCCCCAAAATCTGAGACAAACAACAGAAATAAAGCTTTCAGAATAATCtacgaaatatatatatatatatatatatatatatatatcaaattcatttaaaaaaatatatgcaaGAAAAAATATGTAGTATTGGGTTGTTTACCGAAGCAGAGGAGCCCCCAGAAACGACTCTTCGCCTTAGAACGCCAAGCATCGTCGTTGTTTCgatcagtctctctctctctttgagggtttagggtttaagcgAAATTTGTACAAATGGGAGTGAAGATTTCAGAACGTAGGGTTTTTTGATACTATTATAAATGTCACTTTCATTCACACGCAGAAAGAGACGCGGCGCCAAGATGTGTAAGCTACACGTCTTGCTCTTTTAGTATATTATTCGGGTTGGTGGTTTGGGCTGGTTCGGTTTTGGGTCAAGAGATTTTTTTAAGTATTAGATATTTAAGCGGTactttatatattataatatgtagggatatttttagctaaaatgatatttgaaatttgcataactACTTACTTTGATCcgtgagatttgaaatcaatagatgTGGTCCCAGAGTTTGTCtactatcaatcattttgatcattatgTGAAAAATTGTTATATAAGAaccaaaataccctcaattttacaaacaatgatttgacaaaatttgagagtatttttatcattttattcttatttaataGATATTTTTCAATGAATGAACATTATGACTAAATAGAGATTTCCATACAACCCTCCTTATTTATAGTCATCTGATTgaacaaatcaaattaaaacaACTAAAATGACTAAGTAGAGATATGTGAGACGCTAAAAAAGGTGTATGTTTATCATCTTCGAAtctataaacaaacaaaaatgctATTTTTATCATCTAGTTATACCATCATTTGTTCCGTCTCTCTATTAGAGATAGAACCAACATGCGTTGGTGGGTCCGACCTCTATTAGAAAAATAGTATAAATAGATAGTAAAATTACTCATAAACAAATAATGGAAACGAGCGAGAGCATCGATAGctaaagatttttcagtgtatcTGAAATATTGCTACTGAGTGTCAAAATTTCACGAAACTCATTAATAAACTATAAAAATGAGACATATTAGTCGTCCACCTGTATTATACCACGAGACAAATCTTTCAAAGTAGACAAATTTCTAATGGATAGCTCCATTACATAAACCACGTTAACTTATCTCATTCTATTATCGAACAATAAGAAGTTATAACTCATAAGTCTACAAAGACAGAGGCGGCGCTGAGGGGGAGTGAAAGGTGCAATCGCACAGGGCCCCTAAATTCGAAGGGCCCCCAAAAATTTTTGGtatcttatatttatatgtaataatgttatatattaaaaaaatgcttttattagcactttaaaatcttATAGTGCACTTTTATAAgtataaatttttctttctttctaaatataaaaatttgaaatgcaCAATGAGATATTAGGAGTGTTAATAACAACACCTTAAAAaatgattttcttttcaattttattaattatataataatgctatatattcaagtgaaactctaaagttagagtttttgaagttttttctttctttatttggttgcttaagattgaactgttttttattatttagtgaagattatgtttataactctttttacttatttaatgACACTTGTAAACTTACAATCAATGAGTCTTAAaggttgttttgatttaagttattATTTTCTAGTACCAATATATTGtcatacttaaaaaaatatatatcttaAAAAGGGGCCCTTTTATAAATTTCGCACAGGGCCCCCGAAATCTCAGAGACGGCCCTGTACAAAGATACTGCTTTTTTCTTTACAACATTCAAAGATATATATTGTTGGATTTTATTAAGAGAAAGAGCTTAGCTTTGGCTAGAGATCATGTGCAGATAAAAGTTTCTTATAATAACACTGTAACACATGCATGGATACATTAGCACAATTGGGTAATTAACAATCATACGAAGATCAGCTTTGTGCCTTCAACAAATTAGGGTTCGAACATGGTCATCACGATTAAAatacttggttgctaaagcaaCGATGGTACACATTACAGTTGACACAAAACAACAAGACTGTCCTTAACATACTCATAGAGCTAGAGAGAGTTCAATAGTACGTACTAAATTACTAATTCAAATAAGATATATAATTTGATTTGGAAGTGCATGGAGAAATGAATCGTAGAGTATTCATGCACACGTACGTCTTCAAGGCAATCCACCCCCAAGCCCACCGCCAGCACCAGCTCCTCCACCGAAACCTCCCCCAGCTCCTCCTCCAAgtcctcctccaccaccaccaccgaaTCCTCCTCCGCCACCTCCTCCAGCTCCACCCCCAAGACCACCACCGGCTCCAAACCCACCACCGGCTCCCCCACCAAAACCTGATCCACCACCTACTCCTCCACCGCCGCCACCGCCTAATCctccaccgccaccgccaccaaGTCCACCACCTCCGCCAAGTCCGCCACCAGCTCCAGCTCCAGCACCACCACCGAATCCAGCACCAGCACCAGCACCGCCTCCTAAACCTCCTCCACCTCCAagaccaccaccacctccaccgCCTAGTCCACCACCACCACGGTGAAACAAGTTTTTCTGATCCTCAAGGGAACCCTTTTCACTGCCGAGCTTTCTTGCACCAGTAGAGAAAACGAAAGCACCGATAAgcacaagaagaagaaacttaGAAGAAGAAGTCATCTTATAATTAGCCATAGTTCGGATATAGTTGCTAATTAAGTGACCTTTGGTTGTGAACCAGGGGATTGAGGGAGAAGATTATATATAGACATGGATATGAAGGGTAAGATGGCCAGAGTGGAGATAGTAGTAGGGTTTGGTCTTAAATTTTGGACCATCTTCTCATCTACAAAACCGTGTCGGGACAGTTAATGCATGCAAACCCCAACTGTACGtctttgaaaaagaaaaccctCTGCCTTTACTCGATGCA
This window of the Malus domestica chromosome 03, GDT2T_hap1 genome carries:
- the LOC108170221 gene encoding glycine-rich protein 5-like, with protein sequence MANYKMTSSSKFLLLVLIGAFVFSTGARKLGSEKGSLEDQKNLFHRGGGGLGGGGGGGLGGGGGLGGGAGAGAGFGGGAGAGAGGGLGGGGGLGGGGGGGLGGGGGGGVGGGSGFGGGAGGGFGAGGGLGGGAGGGGGGGFGGGGGGGLGGGAGGGFGGGAGAGGGLGGGLP
- the LOC103407947 gene encoding dihydrolipoyllysine-residue succinyltransferase component of 2-oxoglutarate dehydrogenase complex 2, mitochondrial, whose product is MLGVLRRRVVSGGSSASILGHSLLSIRPVAKSEILLQPKGGLDRIRNLSHLIFAGSSPCSRTTRNVGGYILPEPIRQMWSRTFSSEIGDMVDAVVPFMGESITDGTLAKFLKKPGDRVAVDEPIAQVETDKVTIDVASPESGVIQKFVANEGDTVEPGTKIAVISKSGEGVAHVSPSLKTSEKALAQPSPPVEKIVKKKKPKVETTPVTEKRKTPSSPPPKPSAREPQLYSKERERRIPMTRLRRRVSIRLKDSQNTFAMLTTFNEVDMTNLMKLRSEYKDAFVEKHGVKLGLMSGFIKAAVSGLQNQPTINAVVDGDDIIYRDYIDISIAVGTPKGLVVPVIRNADKMNFAEIEKEINTLAKKANHGSISIDEMAGGTFTLSNGGVYGSLLSTPIINPPQSAILGMHSIVNRPMVVGGNIVLRPMMYVALTYDHRLIDGREAVYFLRRIKDVVEDPQRLLLDV